The following are encoded in a window of Poecile atricapillus isolate bPoeAtr1 chromosome 3, bPoeAtr1.hap1, whole genome shotgun sequence genomic DNA:
- the REL gene encoding proto-oncogene c-Rel isoform X2, with protein sequence MIWLEKTVEMATTKLSSGQNGESCLPEEQLHNIDEYDLNVVRLCFQAFLPDEHGNYTIALPPLISNPIYDNRAPNTAELRICRVNKNCGSVKGGDEIFLLCDKVQKDDIEVRFVLDNWEAKGSFSQADVHRQVAIVFRTPPFLRDITEPVTVKMQLRRPSDQEVSEPMDFRYLPDEKDPYGNKAKRQRSTLAWQKLIQDCGSNTMERPKVAPFPVVTPEGKLIKKEPNMFSSTLMMPSGLGALSNTSQLYPGCSHTPALGPGKQDVLSPSWLHGSASPAGLLGSHLHSSFSTEPQPSAPSSSSLPAFHDSALAWPDEKDSGFFRTYGSTNGLGAVVLSAAELQSLPGGSGVLGMDTDDVNCGSISLEKFSAVLGSHRQQLQLPTANASSGAAAFASQPGLADPGYGFMEQEVLSEPRLTSGHQGSLADGQFYDTDGVHTDELYQSFPFDNILQSYNP encoded by the exons tgcctgaggagcagctgcacaACATCGATGAGTACGACCTCAACGTCGTCCGACTCTGCTTCCAGGCTTTCCTTCCCGACGAGCACGGCAACTACACGATAGCCCTTCCTCCTCTGATTTCCAACCCCATCTATGACAACA gagctcccaaCACCGCAGAATTGAGAATTTGTCGTGTGAACAAGAACTGTGGAAGCGTCAAAGGAGGAgatgaaatatttctgctgtgCGACAAAGTTCAGAAAG ATGACATAGAAGTCAGGTTTGTCCTGGACAACTGGGAAGCCAAAGGTTCCTTCTCCCAGGCCGACGTTCACCGCCAGGTCGCAATCGTGTTCCGGACGCCGCCGTTCCTCAGGGACATCACCGAGCCCGTCACGGTGAAGATGCAGCTGAGGAGACCCTCTGACCAGGAAGTCAGTGAGCCCATGGATTTCAGATACCTGCCAGATGAAAAGG ATCCATATGGCAACAAAGCAAAAAGGCAAAGATCAACGCTGGCTTGGCAGAAGCTCATACAGGACTGTG GATCAAACACGATGGAGAGGCCCAAAGTAGCCCCATTCCCTGTTGTCACTCCTGAAGGGAAGCTGATTAAGAAAG AACCAAACATGTTTTCCTCCACGCTGATGATGCCGTCAGGGTTGGGAGCCCTGTCCAACACGAGCCAGCTGTACCCGGGCTGCTCGCACACGCCGGCGCTGGGGCCGGGCAAGCAGGACGTGCTGTCCCCGAGCTGGCTGCACGGCTCCGCGTCCCCGGCCGGGCTGCTCGGCTCCCACCTGCACAGCAGCTTCTCCAcggagccccagcccagcgccccgagcagcagctccctcccgGCCTTCCACGACAGCGCCCTGGCCTGGCCCGACGAGAAGGATTCGGGCTTCTTCCGGACCTACGGCAGCACCAACGGGCTGGGAGCCGTGGTGCTGTCGGCCGCCGAGCTGCAGAGCCTCCCCGGCGGCTCCGGCGTGCTCGGCATGGACACGGACGACGTGAACTGCGGCAGCATCAGCCTGGAGAAGTTCAGCGCCGTGCTGGGCAGCCAccggcagcagctgcagctgcccacGGCCAACGCGAGCAGCGGAGCCGCCGCCTTCGCCTCCCAGCCCGGCCTGGCCGACCCCGGCTACGGCTTCatggagcaggaggtgctgagcGAACCCAGACTGACCAGCGGCCACCAGGGCAGCCTGGCAGACGGCCAGTTCTACGACACCGACGGTGTCCACACTGACGAGCTCTACCAGTCCTTCCCCTTCGATAACATTTTACAGAGCTATAACCCGTGA